One segment of Oreochromis niloticus isolate F11D_XX linkage group LG8, O_niloticus_UMD_NMBU, whole genome shotgun sequence DNA contains the following:
- the gdf2 gene encoding growth/differentiation factor 2 has protein sequence MKMQLSRSFLFQVCLSLVATIGSCHCKPINNDIRSEDMEELMEDLLEEEETDSRMENLLGTMKEGFLRQLNLSDVPQEHSKIIPPQFMMELYNKYASDTSAAPQSDVIRSFTVQDVTLTMTNGTKSKYRLHFNISIPSHEKITTAELQLFFFPNSRPRVTSHSFKTIVKVYKVDTNNFTSSAQLLVGKEVAGSQSTWTTFDVTTAIQSWIKSGPAPTVFDVAVDMKDCGDSGSVVAGASCLNMSVSVCDNTSAALIVFSNDLSNRRREMKKELREMILHEEETILHSGADWNRGYQLPNEIPDSQHPQRTKRRAPREYCRRTSLKVNFKDIGWDSWIVAPREYDAFECRGQCYHPLTDESSPSKHALIQTLMNIRDPKKANMACCVPIKLDPITVMYQENGRITIRYLYEEMKVAECGCR, from the exons ATGAAAATGCAGCTCTCCAGAAGCTTCCTGTTCCAGGTGTGTTTAAGTCTGGTGGCTACCATTGGTTCCTGCCACTGTAAGCCTATCAACAATGACATCAGAAGCGAGGACATGGAGGAACTCATGGAGGACCTTCTGGAAGAGGAAGAGACAGATTCGAGGATGGAGAACCTCCTGGGAACCATGAAGGAGGGTTTTCTGAGGCAGCTCAACTTGTCAGATGTTCCTCAGGAGCACAGCAAGATCATCCCCCCTCAGTTCATGATGGAACTGTACAATAAGTATGCCTCGGACACCTCGGCAGCCCCTCAGTCTGATGTCATACGAAGCTTCACAGTGCAAG ATGTTACTCTAACCATGACGAATGGGACAAAGTCAAAGTACAGGCTGCACTtcaacatcagcatccccagccATGAAAAGATCACAACTGCTGAACTGCAGCTTTTCTTCTTCCCAAACTCCAGGCCAAGAGTCACCTCCCACAGTTTCAAGACCATCGTTAAAGTCTATAAAGTCGATACGAACAATTTCACATCCTCGGCCCAACTGCTGGTGGGCAAAGAGGTGGCAGGCTCTCAGAGCACATGGACAACGTTTGATGTGACCACGGCTATTCAGAGCTGGATCAAGTCAGGCCCTGCACCAACTGTTTTTGACGTAGCGGTGGATATGAAAGATTGCGGGGATTCTGGAAGCGTAGTGGCAGGGGCCAGCTGTTTAAACATGAGCGTGTCCGTCTGTGATAATACTTCTGCGGCTTTGATTGTCTTCTCAAATGACCTCAGTAATAGGAGGCGGGAGATGAAGAAGGAACTAAGAGAGATGATCCTTCATGAAGAAGAAACCATCCTGCATTCAGGGGCTGACTGGAACAGAGGATATCAGCTGCCAAACGAGATCCCCGATTCTCAGCACCCACAGAGAACAAAAAGACGAGCACCGAGGGAATACTGCCGGCGGACTTCgctcaaggtcaactttaaagacATTGGCTGGGACAGCTGGATCGTGGCGCCTCGGGAATATGATGCCTTTGAATGTCGCGGCCAGTGTTACCATCCACTGACAGACGAGTCATCTCCATCAAAACACGCCCTTATCCAGACGCTGATGAACATCAGGGACCCCAAGAAGGCCAACATGGCATGCTGCGTCCCAATCAAACTTGACCCCATCACAGTCATGTATCAGGAGAATGGGCGCATCACTATAAGATATCTGTATGAAGAGATGAAGGTAGCAGAATGTGGCTGCAGGTAG